One stretch of Streptomyces sp. A2-16 DNA includes these proteins:
- a CDS encoding pentapeptide repeat-containing protein, with product MQEQMIDLRGDCARCFGLCCVALPFAASADFARDKPAGTPCPNLQGDHRCGIHAKLRDKGFSGCTVYDCFGAGQKVSQLTFGGRDWRTGPREDARLMFDVFPVVRQLHELLWYLTEALTLPAARPVHADLRRMLERTEALTRGTAEELTVLDVAAHRQDVNVLLLRTSELVRAGRGGKKKNRRGADLMGARLKGADLRGASLRGAYLIAADLTGADLRDADLIGADLRDADLTDADLTGAFFLTQPQLNAARGSAGTRLPDSVTRPAHWTALL from the coding sequence ATGCAAGAACAAATGATCGACCTGCGCGGCGACTGCGCACGCTGCTTCGGCCTGTGCTGTGTGGCCCTGCCCTTCGCCGCCTCCGCGGACTTCGCCCGCGACAAGCCGGCCGGCACACCCTGCCCCAACCTCCAGGGCGACCACCGCTGCGGCATCCACGCGAAGCTGCGGGACAAGGGCTTCAGCGGATGCACGGTCTACGACTGCTTCGGTGCCGGGCAGAAGGTCTCGCAGCTCACCTTCGGCGGCCGGGACTGGCGCACCGGCCCCCGCGAGGACGCCCGCCTGATGTTCGACGTCTTCCCGGTGGTACGCCAGCTCCACGAACTGCTCTGGTACCTCACCGAGGCACTCACCCTGCCCGCGGCCCGCCCGGTCCACGCCGATCTGCGCCGCATGCTGGAGCGGACCGAGGCGCTCACCCGGGGGACCGCCGAGGAACTCACGGTGCTGGACGTCGCCGCCCACCGGCAGGACGTCAACGTCCTCCTGCTGAGGACCAGCGAGCTGGTCCGGGCGGGCAGGGGCGGCAAGAAGAAGAACCGCCGCGGCGCCGATCTGATGGGCGCCCGCCTCAAGGGCGCGGACCTGCGCGGAGCCAGTCTCCGCGGCGCCTACCTCATCGCGGCCGACCTCACCGGCGCAGACCTGCGCGACGCGGATCTGATCGGCGCCGACCTGCGCGACGCCGACCTCACGGACGCCGATCTGACCGGCGCGTTCTTCCTCACCCAGCCCCAGCTGAACGCGGCCCGGGGCAGCGCCGGCACCCGGCTGCCGGACTCAGTCACCCGTCCGGCGCACTGGACAGCGCTGCTCTGA
- a CDS encoding cytochrome P450, protein MAQTTTTAAKPTGFRSAELGWPELHRIPHPPRRIPLLGDVLGVNRATPLQDSLRFARQLGPIYRRKAFDREFVFTWGADLVADLADESRFAKHVGLGVANLRPVAGDGLFTAYNHEPNWQLAHDVLAPGFSREAMETYHPMMLAVAGRLTDHWDREQAAGRSVDVPGDMTKLTLETIARTGFGHDFGSFERDRPHPFVTAMVGTLTYAQRLNSVPFPALLRRAAQRNAADIAYLNRMVDDLVRARRTAGGDGDLLDRMLETAHPDTGERLSPENVRRQVITFLVAGHETTSGALSFALHYLSLHPEVAARARAEVDRVWGATDAPGYDQVAKLRYVRRVLDESLRLWPTAPAFAREAVEDTVLAGRYPMRRGAWTLVLTPMLQRDPEVWGADAEQFDPDRFDPKAVRARPPHVFKPFGTGARACIGRQFALHEATLVLGLLLRRYELRADPGYRLTVTERLTLMPDGLRLHLERRQDDGPAAGPVEDSGEAAPSEQRCPVRRTGD, encoded by the coding sequence ATGGCGCAGACGACGACAACGGCCGCGAAGCCGACGGGTTTCCGCAGTGCCGAGCTGGGCTGGCCCGAGCTGCACCGCATCCCGCACCCGCCGCGCCGGATCCCCCTGCTCGGCGACGTGCTGGGCGTCAACCGGGCCACGCCGCTCCAGGACTCCCTGCGCTTCGCCCGCCAGTTGGGACCGATCTACCGGCGCAAGGCGTTCGACAGGGAGTTCGTCTTCACCTGGGGCGCCGACCTGGTGGCGGACCTTGCGGACGAGTCACGGTTCGCCAAGCATGTGGGCCTCGGGGTCGCCAACCTGCGGCCGGTCGCGGGCGACGGGCTGTTCACCGCCTACAACCACGAGCCGAACTGGCAGCTGGCGCACGACGTGCTGGCCCCCGGCTTCAGCCGCGAGGCGATGGAGACCTACCACCCGATGATGCTGGCCGTGGCCGGACGGCTGACGGACCACTGGGACCGCGAGCAGGCGGCGGGCCGCTCGGTGGACGTGCCCGGGGACATGACCAAGCTGACCCTGGAGACCATCGCGCGTACCGGGTTCGGCCATGACTTCGGTTCCTTCGAGCGGGACCGGCCGCATCCCTTCGTCACGGCGATGGTGGGCACCCTGACCTACGCGCAGCGCCTGAACTCCGTGCCCTTCCCGGCTCTGCTGCGGCGGGCCGCACAGCGCAACGCGGCCGACATCGCCTATCTGAACCGCATGGTCGACGACCTGGTCAGGGCCCGGCGCACGGCGGGTGGGGACGGCGACCTGCTGGACCGGATGCTGGAGACGGCCCACCCGGACACCGGCGAGCGGCTGTCCCCGGAGAACGTCCGCAGGCAGGTCATCACCTTCCTGGTGGCCGGCCACGAGACCACCTCGGGCGCGCTCTCCTTCGCCCTGCACTACCTCTCCCTGCACCCCGAGGTCGCCGCCCGCGCGCGTGCCGAGGTGGACCGCGTCTGGGGGGCCACCGACGCACCGGGGTACGACCAGGTGGCGAAGCTGCGGTACGTACGCCGGGTGCTGGACGAGTCGCTGCGGCTGTGGCCGACGGCGCCCGCCTTCGCCCGGGAGGCCGTCGAGGACACCGTGCTGGCCGGGCGGTACCCGATGCGCCGCGGCGCCTGGACGCTGGTGCTCACGCCGATGCTCCAGCGCGATCCCGAGGTGTGGGGCGCGGACGCGGAGCAGTTCGACCCGGATCGCTTCGACCCCAAGGCGGTACGGGCGCGTCCCCCGCATGTCTTCAAACCGTTCGGCACCGGAGCCCGGGCCTGCATCGGGCGCCAGTTCGCGCTGCACGAGGCGACGCTGGTACTCGGTCTGCTGCTGCGCCGCTACGAGCTGCGGGCCGACCCGGGCTACCGGCTCACGGTCACCGAGCGGCTGACCCTGATGCCGGACGGACTGCGGCTGCACCTGGAGCGGCGGCAGGACGATGGCCCCGCCGCCGGGCCCGTGGAGGATTCCGGCGAGGCCGCGCCCTCAGAGCAGCGCTGTCCAGTGCGCCGGACGGGTGACTGA
- a CDS encoding TetR/AcrR family transcriptional regulator: protein MAGKQGERTRRRLSTEERREQLLSVGARLFSESPYDEVWIEQVAEIAGVSRGLLYHYFPTKREFFAAVVERESGRMLAMTAAVPGIPVREQLTAGLDTYLEYVRAHAHGYRAFHRADAAGDQSVRKVYQRALVAQERQILAALAADPEFGAQVRERADLQLAVRGWLAFTTAVCLEWLRGSDLSREQVRDLCARALLGVLGP, encoded by the coding sequence ATGGCCGGGAAGCAGGGCGAGCGCACGCGCCGCAGGCTCAGCACCGAGGAGCGGCGGGAGCAGCTCCTGTCGGTGGGGGCGAGGCTGTTCTCGGAGAGCCCGTACGACGAGGTGTGGATCGAGCAGGTCGCCGAGATCGCCGGCGTCTCGCGCGGGCTGCTCTACCACTACTTCCCGACGAAGCGGGAGTTCTTCGCGGCGGTCGTCGAGCGCGAGAGCGGGCGGATGCTGGCCATGACCGCGGCCGTGCCCGGCATCCCGGTGCGCGAGCAGCTCACCGCGGGCCTGGACACCTATCTGGAGTACGTCCGGGCGCACGCGCACGGCTACCGCGCCTTCCATCGTGCCGACGCCGCCGGGGACCAGTCCGTCCGCAAGGTCTACCAGCGGGCGCTGGTCGCGCAGGAGCGGCAGATCCTCGCGGCGCTGGCCGCGGATCCCGAGTTCGGCGCACAGGTGAGGGAGCGTGCCGACCTCCAGCTGGCCGTGCGCGGCTGGCTGGCCTTCACCACGGCCGTCTGTCTGGAGTGGCTGAGGGGCTCGGACCTCTCCCGGGAGCAGGTGCGCGATCTGTGCGCGCGGGCCCTGCTCGGCGTTCTCGGGCCCTGA
- a CDS encoding DUF2470 domain-containing protein encodes MGDSQTWTAAPSAAEQARSVLAASWSCAVTAEGGREEFVGAHTVAEDGRVTLDVPEDSTLVAAAICAPRGEPSAVLEFADVAPVPVRSRIRARLWIAGWFVPGDGRLEFKATRLVLRRPSGAVVVDLDEFAAAVPDPLATAEARLLTHLADCHPDAVERLTRLVDPDSLHGAVRVQPLAVDRHGLTLRIERARTHGDVRLPFHAPADDVARLTERMHVLLNQASAATCPRALQRQRTDGDG; translated from the coding sequence ATGGGTGACAGCCAGACCTGGACGGCCGCGCCTTCCGCGGCGGAACAGGCCCGTTCGGTGCTCGCCGCCTCGTGGTCCTGCGCGGTGACCGCCGAGGGCGGCCGCGAGGAGTTCGTCGGCGCCCACACCGTCGCCGAGGACGGACGGGTGACGCTGGACGTGCCCGAGGACAGCACCCTGGTCGCGGCCGCGATCTGCGCGCCCCGCGGCGAGCCGTCCGCCGTCCTGGAGTTCGCCGACGTGGCACCCGTCCCGGTGCGCAGCCGTATCCGCGCCCGGCTGTGGATCGCCGGCTGGTTCGTCCCCGGGGACGGGCGGCTGGAGTTCAAGGCCACGCGCCTGGTGCTGCGCCGGCCGTCCGGCGCGGTGGTCGTCGACCTCGACGAGTTCGCCGCCGCCGTGCCCGACCCGCTCGCCACCGCCGAGGCCCGGCTGCTCACCCACCTCGCCGACTGCCATCCCGACGCCGTCGAGCGCCTCACCCGGCTCGTCGACCCCGACAGCCTGCACGGCGCGGTCCGCGTCCAGCCCCTCGCCGTGGACCGGCACGGACTGACGTTGCGCATCGAGCGTGCCCGCACCCACGGCGACGTACGCCTGCCGTTCCACGCGCCCGCCGACGACGTGGCACGACTGACGGAGCGCATGCACGTCCTGCTGAACCAGGCGAGCGCCGCGACCTGTCCGCGGGCCCTACAGCGGCAGCGCACAGACGGCGACGGGTGA
- a CDS encoding lactonase family protein has product MGSASGGWSRRRFVGALAGAGSALVGCSTSSGSSPESAPSRTPAASRTPGSAGTASPSPANTPSAPAPTGPRRLYVGTYTSVEGGGDGIGLATYDAAGGRITGTGTIAGPTNPSYLAVHPDGRTLYAVAEQDAGAVTAVRLSDRKVLGSRSTGGAGPCHLSVHPGGRWLLSANYGSGSVAVHPIDSSGALGERRDVVTHSSPAPGPGQEGPHAHQFLTAPDGGHVLAVDLGTDTVYSYRLDERTGALTEVSRARTRAGAGPRHLTFHPGGRYAYLANEVDNTVAVCAYDRKTGRLSVGAAQSTGTGSGTNYPAQLLVTANGSYAYLANRGHNSLTRYAVEAGGARLRLLDTVPVDGDFPRQIAFSPDGKLLFAANQRSGTVSVFHVDTATGGLRSAGKPFASPVAVCALPL; this is encoded by the coding sequence ATGGGCAGTGCGAGCGGCGGCTGGAGCAGGCGCCGGTTCGTCGGCGCTCTGGCAGGAGCGGGCTCGGCACTCGTGGGCTGCTCGACATCGTCGGGTTCGTCGCCGGAGTCGGCACCCTCGCGGACTCCCGCCGCCTCGCGGACCCCCGGCTCCGCCGGGACCGCCTCGCCGAGCCCGGCGAACACCCCGTCCGCTCCGGCTCCGACCGGCCCCCGCCGTCTCTACGTCGGCACCTACACCTCCGTCGAGGGCGGCGGCGACGGCATCGGGCTCGCCACCTATGACGCCGCCGGCGGCCGGATCACGGGCACCGGCACGATCGCCGGCCCGACCAACCCGTCGTACCTCGCCGTGCACCCCGACGGCCGCACCCTGTACGCGGTCGCCGAGCAGGACGCCGGTGCCGTGACCGCCGTACGCCTGTCCGACCGCAAGGTTCTGGGGAGCCGGAGCACCGGCGGGGCGGGGCCGTGTCATCTGTCGGTGCATCCGGGCGGGCGCTGGCTGCTCAGCGCGAACTACGGTTCCGGCAGCGTGGCCGTGCATCCGATCGACTCCTCGGGGGCCCTCGGCGAGCGCAGGGACGTGGTCACGCACTCCAGTCCTGCGCCGGGACCCGGCCAGGAGGGGCCGCACGCCCACCAGTTCCTCACCGCTCCCGACGGCGGCCATGTGCTCGCCGTCGACCTGGGCACGGACACCGTCTACAGCTACCGCCTCGACGAACGGACCGGCGCGCTCACGGAGGTCTCGCGGGCGCGCACCCGGGCGGGCGCCGGACCGCGCCACCTCACTTTCCATCCCGGCGGCCGGTACGCCTATCTGGCCAACGAGGTCGACAACACGGTGGCGGTCTGCGCCTACGACCGCAAGACCGGCCGCCTCTCCGTCGGCGCGGCACAGTCCACGGGCACCGGCTCGGGCACGAACTACCCGGCGCAGCTGCTGGTCACCGCGAACGGCTCGTACGCCTATCTCGCCAACCGGGGCCACAACAGCCTCACCCGCTACGCGGTGGAGGCGGGCGGCGCCCGGCTGCGGCTGCTCGACACCGTGCCGGTGGACGGCGACTTCCCGCGGCAGATCGCCTTCTCGCCGGACGGAAAGCTGCTGTTCGCGGCGAATCAGCGGTCCGGCACCGTCAGCGTCTTCCACGTGGACACCGCGACCGGTGGCCTGCGGAGCGCGGGAAAGCCGTTCGCCTCACCCGTCGCCGTCTGTGCGCTGCCGCTGTAG
- a CDS encoding aromatic acid exporter family protein, translating to MQVVREWTAPLMEYVKRRRDPVVVQTLRSAAAATIAYVLALRLSPEAAPLTAPLTALLVVQVTLYSTLTTGVRRVNSVVTGVLVAIAFSLLVGLTWWSLGLLIVASLVVGRLVRVEEFVPEVAISAMLVLGVTTVGDTAWARVVETLIGAVVGLACNLLLAPPVWVDEAGESIEGLARRLRRLMLRMGEEAAGRPPVELATARLYEARELDHDIVEVDAALRQAEDSLKLNPRVKEGLLHRVVLRTGLDTLEICTVVLRVLARTLTDLAKERDPFGEEPDLLGAEQDPEPLFGPETGRTVEQLLSEIGDAVVSFAVLVTTHVSVSAESAEARLTAELRQAAATRDKLAQLLLEEIQRDFRHWQLHGAVLTEVNRILDELDTEHRSRRLLEELDRSSREQRERMPHLTRLQERWRGNRPALSRRSR from the coding sequence ATGCAAGTTGTACGTGAGTGGACGGCGCCCCTCATGGAGTACGTGAAGCGGCGCCGGGACCCCGTGGTCGTGCAGACACTGCGCTCGGCGGCCGCGGCGACGATCGCGTACGTCCTCGCGCTCCGGCTCAGCCCCGAGGCCGCCCCGCTCACCGCGCCCCTGACCGCGCTGCTCGTCGTCCAGGTCACCCTCTACTCCACGCTCACCACCGGTGTCCGCCGGGTGAACTCGGTCGTGACCGGAGTGCTGGTCGCCATCGCCTTCAGTCTGCTGGTCGGTCTGACCTGGTGGAGCCTCGGCCTGCTGATCGTGGCGTCCCTGGTGGTGGGGCGGCTGGTGCGGGTCGAGGAGTTCGTGCCCGAGGTGGCGATCAGCGCGATGCTGGTCCTCGGGGTGACGACCGTCGGGGACACCGCCTGGGCGCGCGTGGTGGAGACGCTGATCGGCGCGGTCGTCGGCCTCGCCTGCAATCTGCTGCTCGCTCCCCCGGTGTGGGTCGACGAGGCGGGCGAGTCGATCGAGGGACTGGCCCGCCGGCTGCGCAGGCTGATGCTGCGGATGGGCGAGGAGGCGGCGGGCCGTCCGCCCGTGGAGCTGGCGACGGCCCGGCTGTACGAGGCCCGCGAGCTCGACCACGACATCGTCGAGGTGGACGCGGCCCTCCGCCAGGCCGAGGACAGCCTCAAGCTGAACCCCCGCGTCAAGGAGGGCCTGCTGCACCGGGTGGTGCTGCGCACCGGCCTGGACACCCTGGAGATCTGCACGGTGGTGCTGCGGGTCCTCGCACGCACCCTCACCGACCTGGCGAAGGAGCGCGACCCCTTCGGCGAGGAACCCGACCTGCTCGGCGCGGAGCAGGATCCCGAGCCGCTGTTCGGACCGGAGACCGGCCGCACCGTCGAGCAGCTGCTCTCCGAGATCGGCGACGCCGTGGTGAGCTTCGCGGTCCTGGTCACCACCCACGTCAGCGTGAGCGCCGAGTCCGCGGAGGCCCGGCTCACCGCCGAGCTGCGCCAGGCCGCGGCGACCCGGGACAAGCTGGCCCAGCTCCTGCTGGAGGAGATCCAGCGGGACTTCCGCCACTGGCAGCTGCACGGGGCGGTGCTCACCGAGGTCAACCGGATCCTCGACGAGCTGGACACCGAGCACCGCTCCCGCCGCCTCCTCGAGGAGCTGGACCGCTCCTCGCGCGAGCAGCGCGAGCGGATGCCGCATCTGACCCGCCTTCAGGAGCGGTGGCGCGGGAACCGACCGGCGCTCTCCCGTCGTTCCAGGTGA
- a CDS encoding ABATE domain-containing protein, protein MTGSPAPADPALAFPFIGGRSCLDFAATLGKRHATPLERLPDTAALARWFTEAELATGEDPVRVTARDLAEARLLREALYGLIRAAMTGREPEEADVARVNAAAAQPDLAPQLGPARWTARSPARAALATVARDAVLLVRGPLLERVKECENPDCSLLFLDDSQARRRRWCSMERCGNLAKIAGYRSRSRAAATR, encoded by the coding sequence ATGACCGGCAGCCCCGCCCCCGCCGACCCGGCCCTCGCGTTCCCGTTCATCGGCGGCCGCTCCTGCCTGGACTTCGCGGCCACCCTCGGCAAACGGCACGCCACCCCGCTGGAACGGCTCCCCGACACCGCGGCGCTCGCCCGCTGGTTCACCGAGGCCGAGCTGGCGACCGGCGAGGATCCGGTGCGGGTCACCGCGCGCGACCTGGCGGAGGCCCGTCTTCTGCGCGAGGCCCTGTACGGCCTGATCCGCGCCGCGATGACCGGACGGGAACCGGAGGAGGCCGACGTGGCCCGCGTCAACGCGGCCGCCGCCCAGCCCGACCTCGCGCCCCAGCTGGGCCCGGCCCGCTGGACGGCCCGCAGTCCCGCCCGCGCGGCTCTGGCGACGGTGGCCCGGGACGCCGTGCTCCTGGTCCGGGGTCCCCTCCTGGAGCGGGTCAAGGAGTGCGAGAACCCGGACTGCTCCCTGCTGTTCCTCGACGACTCCCAGGCCCGCCGCCGCCGCTGGTGCTCGATGGAACGATGCGGCAATCTGGCGAAGATCGCCGGCTACCGGTCCCGGAGCCGGGCCGCCGCCACCCGGTGA
- a CDS encoding zinc-binding dehydrogenase translates to MRAVRIDRFGGPEVLVPVEVPDPVPGPGEVLMRVVAAGVNRADALLRSGRYHRAGHPPLIPGAEAAGVVVEVGEGVTGFAPGQRVMALDGGKSSGFYAESATVSATNVVGLPDAVDLTRAAALPIAWLSAWYCLRHLARVTKDDTVVVKAAASGVGTAAVQIAAEAGARVLALAGSTEKAAWAGEFGADATVDTSAHPDDAEVEEVLRLTDGRGADVVLDTVGGPAFGRSLREVGHGGRVVALANVALEPSTVDTRDFYPKNASILGFQLTNLQIHGYDPRPDLRELAERVAAGGYRVPIETVVPLHEARAAHERLERRDNRGKIVLAVTPE, encoded by the coding sequence ATGCGTGCGGTGCGGATCGACAGGTTCGGCGGACCCGAGGTGCTGGTGCCGGTCGAGGTGCCCGACCCGGTGCCGGGCCCGGGAGAGGTGCTGATGCGGGTCGTCGCGGCCGGGGTGAACCGGGCGGACGCCCTGCTCCGCTCCGGCCGCTACCACCGGGCCGGACACCCGCCGCTGATCCCGGGCGCCGAGGCGGCGGGTGTCGTCGTCGAGGTGGGGGAGGGGGTGACCGGCTTCGCGCCCGGGCAGCGGGTCATGGCCCTGGACGGCGGCAAGTCGTCCGGCTTCTACGCCGAGTCGGCCACGGTCTCCGCCACCAACGTGGTGGGTCTCCCCGACGCGGTGGACCTCACCCGGGCCGCCGCCCTGCCGATCGCCTGGCTCAGCGCCTGGTACTGCCTGCGCCACCTCGCCCGTGTCACCAAGGACGACACCGTGGTGGTGAAGGCCGCGGCGAGCGGCGTCGGCACGGCGGCCGTGCAGATCGCCGCCGAGGCCGGGGCGAGGGTCCTCGCCCTCGCCGGTTCCACCGAAAAGGCCGCCTGGGCCGGGGAGTTCGGCGCCGACGCCACCGTCGACACGTCCGCCCACCCCGACGACGCCGAGGTCGAGGAGGTGCTGCGGCTCACCGACGGGCGGGGCGCCGACGTCGTCCTCGACACCGTCGGCGGACCGGCCTTCGGGCGCAGCCTGCGTGAAGTGGGCCACGGCGGCCGGGTCGTGGCCCTCGCCAACGTCGCCCTGGAACCGAGCACCGTCGACACCCGCGACTTCTATCCCAAGAACGCCTCCATCCTCGGCTTCCAGCTCACCAACCTCCAGATCCACGGCTACGACCCGCGCCCCGACCTGCGAGAACTGGCCGAGCGGGTCGCCGCAGGCGGCTATCGCGTGCCGATCGAGACCGTCGTACCCCTGCACGAGGCGCGGGCCGCCCACGAGCGGCTGGAGCGGCGGGACAACCGCGGCAAGATCGTCCTCGCCGTCACTCCGGAATGA
- a CDS encoding DUF3626 domain-containing protein yields the protein MSPVGSARARAALRHVAAVSEGPAVAPDVRITLNFHPDRVARGLPLLEALAQDGAYHSQFVTGTSNGGLTAHPGGDRWRWESRIFGGAYDDADAHDRPVYGALNFRRQVVGAAPRFGSSHFRLTGEPLARATFCYPDSAAEPVHFGVAAGMSLIALAEADEQDALNDYIEAQVHGGVDLARDVEALVLDASYRNTPVEAAARLLPVPVEWHPGYRITVAELRRHADYRGPEYAELGASIAEDGLVDPRIIGDAARTGRYELQALKMVWHTLARFGAPQGMAQAEAASGGQTPVASTPSA from the coding sequence GTGAGTCCCGTCGGATCGGCCCGGGCACGGGCGGCGTTGAGGCATGTGGCGGCCGTGTCCGAGGGGCCGGCCGTCGCCCCGGACGTGCGCATCACGCTGAACTTCCACCCGGACCGCGTGGCGCGCGGCCTGCCTCTCCTGGAGGCGCTGGCCCAGGACGGCGCCTACCACTCGCAGTTCGTCACCGGCACGAGCAACGGTGGGCTGACCGCCCACCCCGGCGGCGACCGGTGGCGCTGGGAGAGCCGGATCTTCGGCGGCGCCTACGACGACGCGGACGCCCACGACCGGCCCGTGTACGGCGCGCTGAACTTCCGCCGTCAAGTGGTCGGCGCCGCACCGCGGTTCGGCTCCTCGCACTTCCGGCTGACCGGTGAGCCCCTGGCCCGCGCCACCTTCTGCTACCCCGACAGCGCCGCCGAGCCGGTCCACTTCGGGGTCGCCGCGGGCATGTCCCTGATCGCTCTCGCGGAGGCGGACGAGCAGGACGCCCTCAACGACTACATCGAGGCCCAGGTGCACGGCGGCGTGGACCTGGCCCGCGACGTGGAGGCTCTCGTCCTGGACGCGAGCTACCGGAACACCCCCGTCGAGGCGGCGGCCCGCCTGCTGCCCGTCCCCGTCGAGTGGCATCCCGGCTACCGGATCACCGTCGCCGAACTGCGCCGCCACGCCGACTACCGCGGACCGGAGTACGCCGAACTGGGCGCGAGCATCGCCGAGGACGGACTGGTCGACCCGCGCATCATCGGCGACGCGGCCAGGACGGGCCGGTACGAACTCCAGGCCCTGAAGATGGTGTGGCACACGCTGGCGCGGTTCGGGGCGCCCCAGGGAATGGCTCAGGCGGAGGCGGCTTCGGGAGGCCAGACGCCGGTGGCCAGCACCCCGAGCGCGTAG
- a CDS encoding PAS domain S-box protein has protein sequence MERSDPEAVVWRNRALTLFDRVSVPVAVCDVYGAVLLANPAMAAECGTAPGRLRGRDVLELFRPQEATQVERIAEALRLRHRSRYQVSVCWRAPGGAERFGELTADPVSDTVEATPALLVMLRVGGERDRSPAEPVRVSPVEARILALLAGGATTAHAAREIGLTTDGVTYHLRRLSARWGAGTRTELVARAYALGVLATGVWPPEAASA, from the coding sequence GTGGAGCGGTCCGATCCGGAGGCGGTGGTCTGGCGCAACCGTGCCCTGACGCTCTTCGACCGGGTCTCGGTGCCGGTCGCGGTGTGCGATGTGTACGGTGCCGTCCTGCTGGCGAATCCGGCGATGGCCGCGGAGTGCGGTACGGCGCCGGGGCGGCTGCGCGGCAGGGACGTGCTGGAGTTGTTCCGCCCGCAGGAGGCCACGCAGGTGGAGCGGATCGCCGAGGCGCTGCGGCTGCGGCACCGTTCGCGCTATCAGGTGTCGGTGTGCTGGCGGGCGCCGGGAGGCGCGGAGCGGTTCGGGGAGCTGACGGCGGACCCGGTGAGCGACACGGTCGAGGCGACCCCGGCGCTGCTGGTGATGCTCCGGGTCGGGGGCGAGCGCGACCGCTCCCCCGCCGAGCCCGTGCGGGTCTCGCCGGTGGAGGCCCGCATCCTGGCGCTGCTCGCGGGCGGCGCCACCACCGCGCACGCCGCCCGGGAGATAGGCCTGACCACGGACGGGGTCACCTACCACCTGCGGCGGCTGTCGGCGCGGTGGGGCGCGGGGACCCGTACGGAACTGGTCGCGCGGGCCTACGCGCTCGGGGTGCTGGCCACCGGCGTCTGGCCTCCCGAAGCCGCCTCCGCCTGA